From Streptomyces yatensis, one genomic window encodes:
- a CDS encoding Fpg/Nei family DNA glycosylase, translating into MPELPEVEALTAILAERAAGREIARVLPVAVSVLKTYDPPLSALEGHTVTAVARHGKFLDLATDGPHLVVHLAKAGWLRWRDGLPEAPPRPGKGPLALRLLLAGPERSGFDLTEAGTRKGLAVYVVRDPQEVPGIARLGPDPLDDSFTLEAFAGLLRGVRHRIKGVLRDQSVIAGIGNAYSDEILHAARMSPYRLASDLTEEEIAGVYEAMGATLRSAVERSRGLAATDLKGEKRGGMRVHGRTGQPCPVCGDTVREVSFRDSSLQYCPTCQTGGKPLADRRLSRLLK; encoded by the coding sequence ATGCCGGAGCTGCCCGAGGTGGAGGCCCTCACCGCGATCCTGGCCGAGCGCGCCGCCGGCCGGGAGATCGCCCGCGTCCTCCCCGTCGCGGTGAGCGTTCTGAAGACCTACGACCCACCGCTGAGCGCGCTCGAAGGCCACACCGTCACGGCGGTGGCCCGCCACGGCAAGTTCCTCGACCTGGCCACCGACGGCCCCCATCTGGTCGTCCACCTCGCCAAGGCGGGCTGGCTGCGCTGGCGGGACGGCCTTCCCGAGGCCCCGCCGCGCCCCGGCAAGGGCCCGCTCGCGCTGCGGCTGCTGCTGGCCGGTCCGGAGCGCTCCGGCTTTGACCTCACCGAGGCCGGGACGCGCAAGGGGCTCGCGGTGTACGTGGTCCGCGACCCCCAGGAGGTCCCCGGCATCGCCCGGCTGGGCCCGGACCCGCTCGACGACTCCTTCACCCTGGAGGCGTTCGCCGGGCTGCTGCGCGGCGTACGCCACCGGATCAAGGGGGTGCTGCGCGACCAGAGCGTCATCGCCGGCATCGGCAACGCCTACTCGGACGAGATCCTGCACGCCGCCCGGATGTCCCCCTACCGGCTCGCCTCGGACCTCACCGAAGAGGAGATCGCCGGGGTGTACGAGGCGATGGGCGCCACGCTGCGCTCCGCCGTCGAGCGCTCCCGCGGCCTGGCCGCCACCGACCTCAAGGGGGAGAAGCGCGGCGGCATGCGGGTGCACGGCCGCACCGGGCAGCCGTGCCCGGTGTGCGGGGACACCGTCCGCGAGGTGTCCTTCCGCGACTCCTCGCTGCAGTACTGCCCCACCTGCCAGACCGGCGGCAAGCCGCTCGCCGACCGGCGGCTGTCCCGACTGCTCAAGTAG
- a CDS encoding peroxidase family protein codes for MVDTGQQSVRSEAVRGGEVTRVGEVARHEVARHEGTGGTRGARYEGYEAYEGGSPEAERRRFEKLTRELMRTQRTRPGGADSPGAPQLLRPFRARATLGVENARLRFRDDLPPELCVGYARPGAEYPAVVRLSSASGTERHDTTPDLRRMAVRVQAGPEETHDLLATSFPVSHAADVHEFVAFAKATAGAGSTVEKAFGLFVRLPLAVGWATADRMRRNVRIATRHTVGSLARETFWSRGAILWGPAGPVRYQLRPAPGGTAAPPPDRGDPDYLDRELAMRLSTGDVAFELCVQRYLDDRRTPVEDGSVEWRESDAPVVPVAVLTVPCQDLDSTRARAAARRVELLTFNPWHTTEEFRPLGNLNRARKAAYEVAAAHRLGLRLPATEPGPTAEPGPTAEPSPTAEPSPTALLPVPVRAAFDLPVRAAFGLVNRCVPWHRLPDPLGVLNPDALGRTLRRLGLLDAAPPETPPHPDPATAPAVARREGARTEGARPDVAGAAVGRRPSAVHRPELIHVPHPATVSERLLRRERFRPATSLNVLAAAWTHFQSPDWVDAASHRWDGSQVYGGAGPRLEEGHLSLGPGGVPPIGSPGAWWLGLSTVHTLFAREHEAVCEALRRTHPAMGGEAVHHTARLVVSALIAKIHTVEWIPAIFATEVIDLGSKTNWQGPPAHWLSRLGLWLFEASASAGGSRGVPDHPRVPFALAEEFMTVYRTHALVPDDIELCDHRFGRRSRSLGFDEVRGAAAEAVMRKTGLADALYSFGIAHPGAITLGNYPRALRRFERDGELLDLPVAELMRARRRGVPRYNDFRARLGRARIRSFEELSPDQDTVARLEEVYASVNEIDTMVGLFAENPPGGPAFSETAFHVLLHMATRRIQDDRLLTADFRPEVYTPLGLDWVEKSSMTSVILRHCPELAGVLPRGANPFAPWRPVAPSLP; via the coding sequence ATGGTCGACACCGGACAGCAGTCCGTACGAAGCGAGGCAGTACGCGGCGGTGAGGTGACACGCGTCGGTGAGGTGGCGCGGCACGAGGTGGCACGGCACGAGGGGACGGGCGGGACACGAGGCGCGAGGTACGAGGGCTATGAGGCGTACGAGGGCGGCAGCCCCGAGGCCGAGCGGCGGCGCTTCGAGAAGCTGACGCGCGAGCTGATGCGGACGCAGCGGACCCGCCCCGGCGGCGCGGACAGCCCGGGCGCCCCGCAGCTGCTGCGCCCCTTCCGGGCCAGGGCGACGCTGGGTGTGGAGAACGCCCGGCTGCGGTTCCGTGACGACCTGCCGCCGGAGCTGTGCGTGGGATACGCCCGGCCGGGCGCCGAGTACCCGGCCGTGGTGCGGCTGTCCAGCGCGAGCGGCACCGAGCGGCACGACACCACACCCGATCTGCGCCGGATGGCGGTGCGGGTCCAGGCCGGTCCGGAGGAGACCCACGATCTGCTGGCCACCAGCTTCCCGGTGTCGCATGCCGCCGATGTGCACGAGTTCGTCGCCTTCGCCAAGGCCACGGCGGGCGCGGGGAGCACCGTGGAGAAGGCGTTCGGGCTGTTCGTCCGGCTGCCGCTGGCGGTGGGCTGGGCCACCGCCGACCGGATGCGCCGCAATGTGCGGATCGCCACCCGCCATACGGTGGGCTCGCTGGCCCGCGAGACCTTCTGGAGCCGGGGCGCGATCCTGTGGGGCCCGGCCGGTCCGGTGCGGTATCAGCTGCGTCCGGCGCCCGGCGGCACCGCCGCTCCCCCGCCCGACCGCGGCGACCCCGACTATCTCGACCGTGAGCTGGCGATGCGGCTGTCCACCGGCGACGTCGCCTTCGAGCTGTGTGTGCAGCGCTATCTGGACGACCGCCGCACTCCGGTCGAGGACGGCTCGGTGGAGTGGCGGGAGAGCGACGCACCGGTCGTCCCGGTCGCGGTGCTCACGGTGCCGTGCCAGGACCTGGACAGCACCCGGGCCCGGGCGGCGGCCCGCCGGGTCGAGCTGCTGACGTTCAACCCCTGGCACACCACGGAGGAGTTCCGTCCGCTGGGCAATCTCAACCGGGCGCGCAAGGCCGCGTACGAGGTCGCCGCGGCGCACCGCCTCGGCCTGCGCCTCCCCGCCACCGAGCCGGGCCCCACCGCCGAACCGGGCCCGACCGCCGAGCCGAGCCCGACCGCCGAGCCGAGCCCCACCGCGCTGCTGCCCGTTCCGGTGCGCGCCGCCTTCGACCTACCGGTGCGCGCGGCCTTCGGCCTGGTCAACCGCTGTGTGCCCTGGCATCGGCTGCCGGACCCGCTGGGGGTGCTCAACCCGGACGCGCTGGGCCGGACGCTGCGCCGGCTCGGCCTCCTCGACGCGGCCCCGCCCGAGACGCCGCCGCATCCCGATCCGGCCACCGCCCCGGCCGTGGCGCGCAGGGAGGGGGCGCGGACGGAGGGGGCGCGGCCGGACGTGGCCGGGGCCGCCGTCGGCCGTCGCCCGTCAGCGGTCCACCGGCCCGAGCTGATCCATGTGCCCCACCCCGCCACGGTCAGCGAACGGCTGCTGCGCCGGGAGCGCTTCCGGCCCGCCACCTCGCTCAATGTCCTGGCGGCCGCCTGGACCCACTTCCAGTCCCCGGACTGGGTCGACGCCGCCTCCCACCGGTGGGACGGCTCGCAGGTGTACGGCGGCGCCGGGCCGCGCCTGGAGGAGGGCCATCTGTCGCTGGGCCCGGGCGGGGTGCCGCCGATCGGCTCTCCCGGCGCCTGGTGGCTGGGGCTCAGCACAGTGCACACGCTCTTCGCCCGTGAGCACGAGGCGGTGTGCGAGGCGCTGCGCCGCACCCATCCGGCGATGGGCGGGGAGGCGGTGCACCATACGGCCCGGCTGGTGGTCTCCGCGCTCATCGCCAAGATCCATACGGTGGAGTGGATTCCGGCGATCTTCGCCACCGAGGTGATCGACCTCGGGTCGAAGACCAACTGGCAGGGCCCGCCCGCCCATTGGCTGTCCCGGCTCGGCCTGTGGCTGTTCGAGGCGAGCGCGTCGGCGGGCGGCTCCCGCGGCGTGCCGGACCACCCCCGGGTGCCGTTCGCCCTCGCCGAGGAGTTCATGACGGTCTACCGGACCCATGCGCTGGTCCCGGACGACATCGAGCTGTGCGACCACCGCTTCGGGCGGCGGTCGCGGTCGCTCGGCTTCGACGAGGTGCGGGGCGCGGCGGCCGAGGCGGTGATGCGCAAGACGGGGCTCGCCGACGCCCTCTACTCCTTCGGCATCGCCCACCCGGGCGCGATCACCCTGGGCAACTACCCGCGCGCACTGCGGCGCTTCGAACGGGACGGCGAGCTCCTCGATCTGCCGGTGGCGGAGCTGATGCGGGCCCGGCGGCGGGGCGTACCGCGGTACAACGACTTCCGGGCCCGGCTGGGCAGAGCGCGGATCCGGTCCTTCGAGGAGCTGTCCCCCGATCAGGACACGGTGGCGCGGCTCGAGGAGGTCTACGCCTCGGTCAACGAGATCGACACCATGGTGGGGCTGTTCGCGGAGAACCCGCCCGGGGGGCCGGCGTTCAGCGAGACGGCCTTCCATGTCCTGCTGCACATGGCCACCCGGCGGATTCAGGACGACCGCCTCCTGACCGCCGACTTCCGGCCGGAGGTGTACACCCCGCTGGGGCTGGACTGGGTGGAGAAGTCCAGCATGACCTCGGTGATCCTGCGGCACTGCCCGGAGCTGGCCGGAGTGCTGCCCCGCGGGGCGAATCCGTTCGCGCCCTGGCGGCCGGTGGCGCCGTCCCTGCCCTGA
- the ccrA gene encoding crotonyl-CoA carboxylase/reductase, whose amino-acid sequence MQDIISAVLAEDAVAADFAALSVPESYRGAVILKEESEMFEGMATKDKDPQKSLHIREVPTPEPGPGEAVIAVMAGAINYNTVWSAIFEPLPTFGFLERYARTDDPGAARHDQPYHVLGSDLAGVVLRTGPGVRHWKPGDRVVAHCLSIELRSPDGHDDSMLDPEQRIWGFETNFGGLAELSLVKANQLMPMPAHLTWEEAASSGLVNSTAYRQLVSRNGAQMKQGDVTLIWGAAGGLGSYATQLAVNGGSIPVCVVSGQRKAELVRSMGAELVIDRAEEGYRFWKDASTPDPKEWKRFGARIRELTGGDDPDIVLEHPGRETFGASVFVARRGGTIVTCASTSGYRHEYDNRYLWMALKRIIGTHFANYREAWAANRLIEKGMVHPTLSKVYPLTAVGTATQDVHRNRHSGKVGVLCLAPEEGLGVRDPELRERHLPSINRFRGQD is encoded by the coding sequence ATGCAGGACATCATCAGCGCCGTGCTGGCAGAGGATGCGGTGGCCGCGGATTTCGCCGCCTTGAGCGTGCCCGAGTCCTATCGGGGCGCGGTGATCCTCAAAGAGGAATCCGAGATGTTCGAGGGCATGGCCACCAAGGACAAGGACCCTCAGAAGTCGCTCCACATCCGTGAGGTGCCCACGCCCGAACCGGGCCCGGGCGAGGCGGTGATCGCGGTCATGGCCGGCGCGATCAACTACAACACCGTGTGGAGCGCCATCTTCGAACCGCTGCCGACCTTCGGCTTCCTGGAGCGCTACGCACGGACCGACGACCCCGGAGCGGCCCGCCACGACCAGCCCTACCACGTCCTCGGCTCCGACCTGGCCGGTGTGGTGCTGCGCACCGGGCCGGGGGTGCGCCACTGGAAGCCCGGCGACCGGGTGGTGGCCCACTGCCTGTCCATCGAACTGCGCTCACCGGACGGCCACGACGACAGCATGCTCGACCCCGAGCAGCGCATCTGGGGCTTCGAGACCAACTTCGGCGGGCTCGCCGAGCTCTCCCTGGTCAAGGCCAACCAGCTGATGCCGATGCCCGCCCACCTCACCTGGGAGGAGGCCGCCTCCTCGGGCCTGGTCAACTCCACGGCGTACCGGCAGCTCGTCTCCCGCAACGGCGCCCAGATGAAACAGGGCGATGTGACCCTCATCTGGGGCGCGGCCGGTGGCCTCGGCTCGTACGCCACCCAGCTGGCCGTCAACGGCGGGTCCATCCCGGTGTGCGTGGTCTCCGGGCAGCGCAAGGCCGAACTCGTCCGCTCCATGGGGGCCGAGCTGGTCATCGACCGGGCCGAGGAGGGCTATCGGTTCTGGAAGGACGCGTCCACGCCCGACCCCAAGGAGTGGAAGCGCTTCGGGGCCCGGATCCGCGAACTGACCGGCGGCGACGATCCGGACATCGTCCTGGAGCACCCCGGCCGCGAGACCTTCGGCGCCAGTGTGTTTGTGGCGCGGCGCGGCGGAACCATCGTCACCTGCGCCTCGACGTCCGGCTACCGCCACGAGTACGACAACCGCTATCTGTGGATGGCGCTCAAGCGCATCATCGGCACCCACTTCGCCAACTACCGGGAGGCCTGGGCGGCCAACCGGCTGATCGAGAAGGGGATGGTCCACCCCACGCTCTCCAAGGTCTATCCGCTCACGGCGGTCGGCACGGCCACCCAGGACGTCCACCGCAACCGCCACTCCGGGAAGGTCGGCGTCCTGTGCCTGGCCCCGGAAGAGGGGCTGGGAGTGCGCGATCCGGAGCTGCGCGAGCGCCATCTGCCGTCCATCAACCGCTTCCGCGGCCAGGACTGA
- a CDS encoding NDP-hexose 2,3-dehydratase family protein yields MVSTLQERLVRSAATVDSSVTLLADFQRWFRERVDADESRVEIIPFEAMRGWEFAPDTHNLVHETGRFFSVEGLRVRMPGAPVEEWRQPILHQPEIGILGILVKDFDGVPHFLMQAKMEPGNHGGLQLSPTVQATRSNYTRVHKGRAVPYVEYFQQPERHRVLADVRQSEQGSWFFHKRNRNMLVEVAPETDVEVRDGFRWLTLGQLHHLLAVEDLVNMDARSVLACLPHSPLDSEETFPALGAHSRHRDADILSWITGLRTEREVFTERIPLRETTGWHRGAHRISHESGRFFSVMAVDVTAGGREVGGWTQPMIEPHGPGVAAFLLAYADKVPHVLVQARAEPGYTDVVELAPTVQCTPRNYTHLPEGATPPFLREVVEAPADRVRFDTVLSEEGGRFFHAFNRYLVVETEMSAVPEEPSHYRWMAVRQLLDLIRHSHYVNVEARTLIACLHSLAV; encoded by the coding sequence GTGGTGAGCACGCTCCAGGAGCGGCTGGTCCGCTCGGCCGCCACCGTCGACAGTTCGGTGACCCTGCTCGCCGACTTCCAGCGCTGGTTCCGGGAGCGCGTCGACGCCGACGAGTCCCGGGTCGAGATCATTCCGTTCGAGGCGATGCGTGGCTGGGAGTTCGCGCCGGACACCCACAACCTCGTCCATGAGACCGGCCGGTTCTTCTCCGTCGAGGGCCTTCGGGTGCGGATGCCGGGGGCGCCGGTGGAGGAGTGGCGCCAGCCGATCCTCCACCAGCCGGAGATCGGCATCCTCGGCATCCTGGTCAAGGACTTCGACGGCGTACCGCACTTCCTGATGCAGGCCAAGATGGAGCCGGGCAACCACGGCGGGCTGCAGCTGTCGCCCACCGTCCAGGCCACCCGCAGCAACTACACCCGTGTGCACAAGGGCCGGGCCGTGCCGTATGTGGAGTACTTCCAGCAGCCCGAACGGCACCGGGTGCTCGCCGACGTCCGCCAGTCGGAGCAGGGCAGCTGGTTCTTCCACAAGCGCAACCGCAACATGCTGGTCGAGGTCGCACCGGAGACGGACGTCGAGGTGCGCGACGGCTTCCGCTGGCTGACTCTGGGCCAGTTGCACCATCTGCTGGCCGTGGAGGACCTGGTGAACATGGACGCGCGCAGCGTCCTGGCCTGTCTGCCGCACTCCCCGCTGGACTCCGAGGAGACCTTCCCCGCCCTGGGGGCCCACAGCCGCCACCGCGACGCCGACATCCTCAGCTGGATCACCGGGCTGCGCACCGAGCGCGAGGTGTTCACCGAGCGGATACCGCTGCGGGAGACGACCGGCTGGCACCGCGGCGCCCATCGGATCTCCCATGAGAGCGGGCGTTTCTTCAGCGTGATGGCCGTGGACGTCACCGCGGGCGGCCGTGAGGTGGGCGGCTGGACCCAGCCCATGATCGAGCCCCATGGCCCCGGCGTGGCGGCCTTCTTGCTGGCCTACGCCGACAAGGTGCCCCATGTGCTGGTGCAGGCCCGCGCCGAACCCGGCTACACGGATGTGGTGGAGCTGGCCCCCACCGTGCAGTGCACACCGCGCAACTACACCCATCTGCCCGAGGGGGCCACGCCGCCGTTCCTCCGGGAGGTGGTGGAGGCGCCGGCCGACCGGGTGCGGTTCGACACCGTGCTCTCCGAGGAAGGCGGCCGTTTCTTCCACGCCTTCAACCGCTATCTCGTCGTGGAGACCGAGATGAGCGCCGTCCCCGAGGAGCCGTCGCACTACCGCTGGATGGCGGTGCGTCAGCTGCTCGACCTCATACGTCACAGCCATTACGTCAATGTCGAGGCCCGCACGCTCATCGCCTGTCTGCACTCCCTGGCGGTATAG
- a CDS encoding aldo/keto reductase produces the protein MEYTYLGRTGLKVSRVCLGTLNLGVRASDEESHAILDTALDRGVNFVDTANQYGWQKHKGYTEEFLGGWFAEGGGRREKVVLGTKVFNPMSDWPNDSGLSARHIIASCEDSLRRMGTDWIDLFQMHHIDRHAPWEEVWQAMETLTRQGKVRYVGSSNFAGWHIAEAQEAAARRHFLGIVSEQSVYNLVTRHIELELIPAAQRYGVGVLAWSPLHGGLLSGALRKLAEGTAMKTAQGRAAQALEVHRDAVAAYEKLCDGLGADPAEVGLAWVMGRPGITAPVIGPRSLDQLDGAFKAMELTLPDEVLAELDRLFPPIGNGGPGPEAWAW, from the coding sequence ATGGAGTACACCTATCTCGGACGTACCGGCCTCAAGGTGAGCCGGGTGTGCCTGGGCACCTTGAACCTCGGGGTCAGGGCGAGCGACGAGGAGAGCCACGCGATCCTGGACACCGCCCTGGACCGCGGGGTCAACTTCGTCGACACCGCCAACCAGTACGGCTGGCAGAAGCACAAGGGCTACACCGAGGAGTTCCTCGGCGGCTGGTTCGCGGAGGGAGGCGGCCGGCGCGAGAAGGTCGTACTGGGCACCAAGGTGTTCAACCCGATGAGCGACTGGCCCAATGACTCGGGGCTCTCCGCCCGGCACATCATCGCCTCCTGCGAGGACTCGCTGCGCCGGATGGGCACCGACTGGATCGACCTGTTCCAGATGCACCACATCGACCGCCACGCCCCCTGGGAGGAGGTGTGGCAGGCGATGGAGACGCTGACCCGGCAGGGCAAGGTGCGCTACGTCGGCTCGTCCAACTTCGCCGGCTGGCATATCGCCGAGGCCCAGGAGGCCGCCGCCCGCCGCCACTTCCTCGGCATCGTCTCCGAGCAGAGCGTCTACAACCTCGTCACCCGCCATATCGAACTGGAGCTGATCCCCGCCGCCCAGCGGTACGGCGTCGGGGTGCTCGCCTGGTCCCCGCTGCACGGCGGACTGCTCAGCGGGGCGCTGCGCAAGCTGGCCGAGGGCACCGCGATGAAGACCGCCCAGGGCCGCGCGGCCCAGGCGCTGGAGGTCCACCGGGACGCCGTCGCCGCGTACGAGAAGCTGTGCGACGGCCTCGGCGCCGACCCGGCCGAGGTGGGGCTGGCCTGGGTGATGGGCCGCCCCGGCATCACCGCGCCGGTCATCGGGCCGCGCAGCCTGGACCAGCTGGACGGGGCCTTCAAGGCCATGGAGCTGACGCTGCCGGACGAGGTGCTCGCCGAACTGGACCGGCTGTTCCCGCCGATCGGCAACGGCGGCCCCGGACCGGAGGCGTGGGCGTGGTGA
- a CDS encoding NAD-dependent epimerase/dehydratase family protein — MAHMRDRQAVVIGGTGFIGRHICRALTKRGYEVLAIARKPAEPIPGVVFLPLDAVSAPSDDIARAAKSADLVVNAAGDSWEGDEESMTASHIPLVDRLVDAVAALPRRPRLVHLGSVHEYGPVPDGTAIAEDHPTAPHTPYARTKLIGSRIVLGAADAGRIDGCVLRVTNVCGPGTPRGSFLGGLAHRLRQTTKDAPLSLTLVDDQRDFIDVRDVAEAVVLAASSPVTGRAINIGQGDASSMRELAWLLISASQVPAELVREESGAVHSKGGSWTQADIRLARRLMGWSPKVALKESLHDLWAASATSSRPAAAAARTEGH; from the coding sequence ATGGCCCACATGCGAGATCGGCAGGCCGTTGTGATCGGCGGCACCGGATTCATCGGGCGACATATCTGCAGGGCTCTCACCAAACGCGGATATGAAGTCCTGGCAATAGCGAGAAAACCCGCTGAACCCATTCCCGGAGTCGTATTCCTGCCCCTTGACGCGGTATCCGCGCCGAGCGACGACATCGCCCGGGCCGCGAAGTCCGCCGATCTCGTCGTCAACGCCGCGGGCGACAGCTGGGAGGGCGACGAGGAGAGCATGACGGCCTCGCACATCCCGCTCGTCGACCGGCTGGTGGACGCCGTGGCGGCCCTCCCCAGGCGGCCGCGGCTGGTCCATCTGGGCTCGGTGCACGAGTACGGCCCCGTCCCCGACGGCACGGCCATCGCCGAGGACCACCCCACCGCCCCCCACACCCCCTACGCCCGCACCAAACTCATCGGCAGCCGGATCGTCCTGGGCGCGGCGGACGCGGGCCGCATCGACGGCTGCGTCCTGCGCGTCACCAACGTCTGTGGACCGGGCACCCCCCGGGGCAGCTTCCTCGGCGGACTCGCCCACCGGCTGCGACAGACCACGAAGGACGCTCCGCTCTCCCTCACCCTCGTCGACGACCAGCGCGACTTCATCGACGTCCGCGACGTCGCCGAGGCCGTGGTGCTGGCCGCGAGCAGCCCGGTGACCGGCCGGGCGATCAACATCGGGCAGGGCGACGCCTCCAGCATGCGCGAACTGGCCTGGCTGCTGATCTCCGCCTCCCAGGTCCCCGCGGAGCTGGTACGCGAGGAGAGCGGCGCCGTGCACAGCAAGGGCGGAAGCTGGACCCAGGCCGACATCCGCCTGGCCCGGCGGCTCATGGGCTGGTCCCCGAAGGTGGCTCTGAAGGAATCCCTCCACGACCTGTGGGCCGCCTCCGCCACCTCGAGCCGACCGGCTGCCGCGGCGGCCCGTACCGAAGGACACTGA
- a CDS encoding response regulator has translation MSGITPSGNNTPGGDPHGRPGHDGGAPIRILIVDDHPVVRDGLRGVLERDPDFTVIGEAGDGAEAVELYERRPADVVLMDLRMPRMGGVEAIKRLLRGDPEARILVLTTYDTDSDVMGALAAGATGYLLKDTPREELTRAVRSASSGQSVLSPAVTGRVLGQVRKPTQGPLSDRELQVLRLIADGATNRQAAAALFISQATVKTHLLHVYEKLGVKDRAAAVSEAHKRHLFQ, from the coding sequence ATGAGCGGAATCACCCCCAGCGGTAACAACACCCCAGGCGGCGACCCCCACGGCCGCCCCGGCCACGACGGCGGCGCGCCCATCCGCATCCTCATCGTGGACGACCACCCCGTGGTCCGCGACGGGCTGCGCGGGGTGCTGGAGCGGGACCCCGACTTCACGGTGATCGGCGAGGCCGGCGACGGTGCCGAGGCCGTCGAACTGTACGAGCGGCGGCCGGCCGATGTGGTCCTGATGGATCTGCGCATGCCCCGGATGGGTGGGGTCGAGGCCATCAAGCGGCTGCTGCGCGGCGACCCGGAGGCCCGGATCCTGGTGCTGACCACCTATGACACCGACAGCGACGTCATGGGCGCCCTGGCCGCAGGGGCGACCGGCTATCTCCTCAAGGACACCCCGCGCGAGGAGCTCACCCGCGCCGTGCGATCCGCCTCCTCGGGCCAGTCCGTCCTCTCGCCCGCGGTCACGGGGAGGGTTCTCGGCCAAGTTCGCAAACCCACCCAGGGACCGCTGAGCGACCGGGAACTCCAAGTGCTCAGGCTCATCGCGGACGGGGCCACGAATCGACAGGCCGCGGCGGCGTTGTTCATCAGCCAGGCGACGGTGAAGACACATCTGCTGCATGTTTACGAGAAACTCGGGGTGAAGGATCGCGCGGCCGCCGTCAGTGAGGCCCATAAACGACATCTATTCCAATGA
- a CDS encoding sensor histidine kinase, with product MSASKDDGGRWERHSDILFGGLPYLLLFLSTALSLVHGPPPGRRLLTTLGLAALAALWILGTYTLPTGRRSRQPYGVARTAVYFTGLLALSAALVARDQVFMVFAATGFLQALVLLPTVWALVSVAATSFVVNTVPDGLPRPTTGAVVGYIAAIAFQTVVIGWINLLSSRLNEQHQRRKRTVAELRSALNENAGLHAQLITQAREAGVLDERQRMAGEIHDTLAQGLAGIIRQLEAAEHAEGDHEVWRRHLVAAKDLARDSLAEARRSVQALRPEQLESRTLPDALECLIEGWSRGREAKVAFATTGTATPVHAELEATLYRVAQEALANIAKHAEASKVGITLSYMDDVVVLDVLDDGVGFDPAAAEAEAGTSGDHGLGLVAMRRRLGRVAGTLDVESARGEGTAISAAVPVIPQEAGA from the coding sequence GTGAGCGCGTCCAAGGACGACGGCGGACGGTGGGAGCGGCACTCCGACATCCTGTTCGGAGGGCTGCCCTACCTTCTGCTGTTTCTGTCCACGGCCCTGAGCCTGGTCCACGGCCCGCCGCCGGGCCGGCGGCTGCTCACCACGCTCGGCCTGGCGGCGCTGGCCGCCCTGTGGATCCTGGGCACCTACACCCTGCCGACGGGCCGCCGCAGCAGACAGCCGTACGGCGTGGCGCGGACGGCCGTGTACTTCACCGGGCTGCTCGCGCTCTCCGCCGCGCTGGTGGCGCGGGACCAGGTGTTCATGGTCTTCGCCGCCACCGGGTTCCTGCAGGCGCTGGTGCTGCTGCCGACGGTCTGGGCGCTGGTGTCCGTGGCCGCCACCTCGTTCGTCGTCAACACCGTGCCGGACGGCCTCCCGCGGCCCACGACCGGCGCGGTGGTCGGCTATATCGCCGCCATCGCCTTCCAGACCGTGGTGATCGGCTGGATCAATCTGCTGTCGAGCCGGCTGAACGAACAGCATCAGCGGCGCAAACGGACCGTGGCCGAACTCCGCTCGGCGCTCAACGAGAACGCCGGGCTCCACGCCCAGCTGATCACCCAGGCGCGGGAGGCCGGAGTGCTGGACGAGCGCCAGCGGATGGCGGGGGAGATCCATGACACCCTCGCCCAGGGGCTGGCCGGCATCATCCGGCAGCTGGAAGCCGCCGAACACGCCGAGGGTGACCACGAGGTGTGGCGCCGCCATCTGGTCGCGGCCAAGGACCTGGCCCGTGACAGCCTGGCCGAGGCGCGCCGGTCGGTCCAGGCGCTCCGCCCCGAGCAGTTGGAGTCCCGGACCCTGCCCGACGCCCTGGAGTGCCTGATCGAGGGCTGGTCACGGGGGCGGGAGGCGAAGGTGGCGTTCGCGACGACCGGGACCGCCACCCCCGTCCACGCCGAACTGGAGGCCACCCTCTACCGGGTGGCGCAGGAGGCCCTGGCCAACATCGCCAAGCACGCCGAGGCGTCGAAGGTGGGCATCACCTTGTCGTACATGGACGACGTGGTCGTCCTCGATGTGCTCGACGACGGCGTCGGATTCGACCCCGCGGCCGCGGAGGCCGAGGCCGGCACCTCCGGTGACCACGGGCTGGGGCTTGTGGCGATGCGGCGCCGACTGGGCCGGGTCGCCGGTACGTTGGACGTCGAAAGCGCCCGTGGCGAGGGCACCGCCATCAGCGCGGCCGTCCCCGTCATCCCCCAGGAAGCCGGTGCATGA